In Phaeobacter inhibens DSM 16374, the following proteins share a genomic window:
- the mfd gene encoding transcription-repair coupling factor, whose product MAQRAITAGGAPEGFDARLILKEAASSDAPVVHVARDDKRMEATRAALAFFAPDMPVISFPGWDCLPYDRVSPNADIAAARMATLAALVHQMPGQFVLLTTLNAATQRVPARQVLKDAAFVAEVDRRIDEEALRGYLTRMGFTKSPTVMEPGDFAVRGGIIDIYPPGQSGPVRLDLFGDVLDGARRFDPATQRTTEKLSVVELAPVSEVILDEAAVTRFRQNYRIEFGAAGTDDPLYEAVSAGRKYQGIEHWLPFFHERLETLFDYLPQATVTLDDQVTPARLARWDSIVDQYETRKIAMAQKGRMDTVYKPVPPGLLYLDDDAWEAAIGDHRVIQFHPLPQASGPGVIDAGGRIGRNFSPERQLESVSLFKSLADHIKARMQVGPVVVASYSEGARERLTGLIEDEGLAEVIAINDGTRIGKSGLHLAVWALEHGFETDDLTVISEQDVLGDRLIRAPKKRRKAENFLTETQSLSPGDLVVHVDHGIGRYKGLEVVTAAGAAHECILLEYAEHSKLYLPVENIELLSKYGHDEGLLDRLGGGAWQAKKAKLKERIREMADRLIRVAAERALRKAPMMDPPPHAWEEFSARFPYQETDDQLRAISEVMEDLQSGSPMDRLICGDVGFGKTEVAMRAAFIAAMSGVQVAIVAPTTLLARQHAAAFAQRFRGFPLEVRQLSRFVTAKEAAKTREGMAKGTIDIVVGTHALLAKSVRFQNLGLLIIDEEQHFGVAHKERLKQMRSDIHVLTLTATPIPRTLQLSLTGVRDLSIIGTPPVDRLAIRTYVSEFDAVTIREALLREHYRGGQSFYVVPRITDLPDVEAFLQEQLPELSYVVAHGQLAAGDLDDRMNAFYDGKFDVLLATTIVESGLDIPTANTMVVHRADMFGLAQLYQIRGRVGRSKTRAYAYLTTKPRVRLTPGAEKRLRVLGSLDTLGAGFSLASQDLDIRGAGNLLGEEQSGQMRDVGYELYQSMLEEAIAKIKSGELEGLSGSDDQWAPQINLGVPVLIPENYVPDLDVRLGLYRRLSDLSTKVELEGFAAELIDRFGALPKDVNTLMLVVRIKAMCKRAGIAKLDGGPKGATIQFHNDKFASPQGLVEFIQAQDGLAKVKDNKIVVRRDWKKDSDKIKGAFAIARDLAEKVVAEKKKAKAKAKSG is encoded by the coding sequence ATGGCGCAACGGGCAATCACCGCAGGCGGCGCACCAGAGGGCTTTGATGCGCGGCTGATCCTGAAGGAAGCCGCCAGCAGCGATGCGCCGGTGGTGCATGTCGCGCGGGATGACAAGCGGATGGAGGCGACGCGGGCGGCACTTGCTTTCTTTGCGCCGGATATGCCTGTGATCAGTTTTCCGGGCTGGGATTGCCTGCCCTATGACCGGGTGTCACCAAATGCCGATATCGCCGCCGCGCGGATGGCGACACTGGCAGCGCTGGTGCATCAGATGCCGGGGCAGTTTGTGCTGCTGACCACGCTGAATGCCGCCACGCAGCGTGTCCCGGCACGTCAGGTTCTGAAAGATGCGGCCTTTGTTGCGGAGGTGGACCGGCGCATCGACGAGGAGGCCTTGCGCGGGTATCTCACGCGGATGGGATTCACCAAGAGCCCGACGGTGATGGAGCCCGGGGATTTTGCGGTGCGGGGCGGGATTATCGATATCTATCCGCCGGGACAGAGCGGCCCGGTGCGGCTGGATCTTTTTGGCGATGTGTTGGATGGGGCGCGGCGGTTTGATCCGGCGACGCAGCGGACCACCGAGAAGCTGAGCGTGGTTGAACTGGCGCCCGTTTCCGAGGTGATCCTGGATGAGGCCGCCGTGACCCGGTTTCGGCAGAACTACCGGATTGAGTTTGGCGCGGCGGGCACGGATGATCCGCTTTACGAGGCGGTGTCTGCAGGGCGTAAATATCAGGGGATCGAACACTGGTTGCCGTTTTTCCATGAGCGGCTGGAGACCCTGTTTGACTACCTGCCGCAGGCCACGGTGACGCTGGACGATCAGGTAACGCCTGCCCGGTTGGCGCGCTGGGACAGCATCGTGGACCAGTATGAGACCCGGAAGATCGCTATGGCGCAGAAGGGGCGGATGGACACGGTTTACAAACCGGTGCCGCCGGGGCTGCTGTATCTGGATGATGATGCCTGGGAGGCCGCGATTGGCGATCACCGGGTTATCCAGTTCCATCCGCTGCCACAGGCCAGCGGACCGGGCGTGATAGATGCGGGCGGTAGAATCGGCCGCAATTTCTCTCCTGAGCGACAGTTGGAAAGTGTCAGCCTTTTCAAGTCACTGGCTGATCACATTAAAGCGCGGATGCAGGTAGGGCCGGTTGTGGTCGCCTCCTATTCTGAGGGCGCGCGGGAGCGTTTGACCGGTCTGATTGAGGACGAAGGCCTGGCGGAGGTCATCGCGATCAACGACGGCACGCGGATTGGAAAATCCGGTCTGCATCTGGCGGTCTGGGCGCTGGAACACGGGTTCGAGACCGATGATCTGACGGTGATTTCCGAACAGGATGTCCTGGGGGATCGGTTGATCCGCGCGCCCAAGAAGCGGCGTAAGGCCGAGAACTTCCTGACCGAGACACAATCCCTCAGCCCTGGCGATCTGGTGGTGCATGTGGACCACGGGATTGGCCGCTACAAGGGTCTGGAAGTGGTTACAGCCGCAGGTGCGGCGCATGAATGTATCCTGCTGGAATATGCAGAACACTCAAAGCTGTACCTGCCGGTTGAGAACATCGAACTGCTGTCCAAATACGGCCATGACGAGGGCCTTCTGGATCGATTGGGCGGCGGTGCCTGGCAGGCCAAAAAGGCCAAGCTGAAGGAGCGTATCCGGGAGATGGCGGATCGCTTGATCCGGGTGGCCGCCGAGCGGGCGTTGCGCAAGGCGCCGATGATGGACCCGCCGCCGCATGCCTGGGAAGAATTCTCAGCGCGCTTCCCCTATCAGGAAACTGACGACCAGTTGCGCGCGATCAGCGAGGTGATGGAGGATCTGCAGTCCGGGTCGCCCATGGACCGGCTGATTTGCGGCGACGTCGGCTTTGGCAAGACAGAGGTTGCGATGCGCGCGGCCTTTATCGCAGCCATGTCAGGTGTACAGGTGGCGATTGTTGCACCCACGACGTTGCTGGCGCGGCAGCATGCGGCGGCCTTTGCTCAGCGGTTTCGCGGGTTTCCTTTGGAAGTCAGGCAGTTGTCGCGCTTTGTTACAGCAAAGGAAGCTGCCAAAACCCGCGAAGGTATGGCCAAAGGGACGATTGATATTGTCGTCGGGACCCATGCCTTGCTGGCAAAATCCGTGCGCTTTCAAAACCTCGGCCTGCTGATTATCGACGAGGAACAGCATTTTGGGGTCGCTCATAAGGAACGGCTCAAGCAGATGCGCAGCGATATTCACGTGCTGACGTTGACCGCAACGCCAATCCCGCGAACCCTGCAACTGAGCCTGACTGGCGTGCGCGATCTGTCCATCATCGGCACGCCGCCGGTGGATCGTCTGGCCATTCGCACCTATGTGAGCGAGTTTGATGCGGTCACCATCCGTGAGGCCCTGCTGCGGGAGCATTATCGCGGCGGGCAGAGTTTCTATGTGGTGCCACGCATCACCGATCTCCCCGATGTCGAAGCCTTTTTGCAGGAGCAGCTGCCGGAGCTGTCTTATGTCGTGGCCCATGGTCAATTGGCGGCCGGCGATCTGGATGATCGCATGAATGCCTTTTACGATGGCAAATTCGACGTTCTGCTGGCCACAACCATCGTGGAGTCCGGGCTGGATATTCCCACGGCGAACACAATGGTGGTCCATCGCGCGGATATGTTCGGTCTGGCGCAGCTCTATCAGATCCGGGGGCGTGTGGGTCGGTCCAAGACACGTGCCTATGCCTATCTCACCACCAAACCCCGTGTGCGGCTGACGCCCGGGGCGGAAAAACGCCTGCGCGTGCTGGGCTCGCTGGATACGCTGGGGGCTGGTTTCTCGCTGGCATCACAGGATCTGGATATTCGCGGGGCGGGCAATCTCCTGGGCGAAGAACAGTCCGGGCAGATGCGTGACGTGGGCTATGAGCTTTATCAGTCCATGCTGGAGGAGGCGATTGCCAAGATCAAATCCGGCGAGCTGGAAGGCCTGTCCGGCAGCGATGACCAATGGGCGCCACAGATCAACCTTGGCGTACCAGTATTGATCCCGGAGAACTACGTGCCGGATCTTGATGTGCGTCTCGGCCTCTATCGTCGGCTCTCGGATCTGAGCACCAAGGTGGAGTTGGAAGGTTTTGCCGCGGAGCTGATCGACCGTTTCGGGGCACTGCCAAAAGATGTCAACACGCTGATGCTGGTTGTGCGGATCAAGGCGATGTGCAAACGCGCCGGGATTGCCAAGTTGGACGGTGGGCCGAAGGGGGCAACGATCCAGTTCCACAATGATAAATTCGCCTCGCCTCAGGGCTTGGTGGAGTTCATTCAGGCGCAGGACGGTCTGGCCAAGGTGAAGGACAACAAGATTGTCGTGCGCCGGGACTGGAAGAAGGACAGCGACAAGATCAAAGGCGCCTTTGCCATCGCGCGTGATCTGGCTGAGAAGGTTGTCGCCGAAAAGAAGAAGGCTAAGGCGAAGGCAAAATCCGGCTGA
- the hemB gene encoding porphobilinogen synthase — protein sequence MKPTVAPFPAARPRRLRSAPALRNLVRETTLTSDDLIWPVFVRDGEAIEEPIPSMPGVTRRSIDKVVEAAIEAQALGIPAICLFPYTDPALKTEDCAEAWSPDNLVNRAIRAIKSAAPDLAVMTDVALDPYNINGHDGYVVDGEIVNDETVEALVKMTVAQADAGADIIGPSDMMDGRIGAMRRALEAAGHRNVTILSYAAKYASAYYGPFRDAVGASGALKGDKKTYQMDPGNTDEALRMIERDLSEGADMVMIKPGLAYLDICQRVKSTFGAPTFAYQVSGEYAMIEAAAQNGWIDGERIMMESLMAFKRAGCDGVLTYYAPAAARLLNG from the coding sequence ATGAAGCCGACCGTCGCCCCTTTTCCAGCTGCCCGCCCCCGCCGTTTGCGCAGCGCCCCTGCCCTGCGCAATCTGGTGCGCGAGACCACGTTGACCAGCGACGATCTGATCTGGCCAGTGTTTGTGCGGGATGGCGAAGCGATTGAGGAGCCAATCCCCTCCATGCCCGGCGTCACTCGGCGCAGTATCGACAAAGTGGTAGAAGCCGCGATTGAGGCTCAGGCGCTTGGCATCCCGGCGATCTGTCTGTTTCCCTATACCGATCCCGCACTCAAAACCGAGGATTGCGCCGAGGCCTGGAGCCCAGACAATCTGGTCAACCGCGCCATCCGCGCCATCAAATCTGCCGCGCCGGATTTAGCGGTGATGACCGATGTGGCGCTGGATCCCTATAACATCAACGGTCACGACGGCTATGTGGTGGACGGCGAGATCGTCAATGACGAGACCGTCGAGGCGCTGGTCAAAATGACCGTGGCCCAAGCCGATGCAGGTGCGGATATCATCGGTCCCTCCGATATGATGGATGGCCGGATCGGAGCCATGCGACGCGCGCTGGAGGCCGCAGGCCACCGCAATGTCACCATCCTTTCCTACGCCGCCAAATATGCCTCCGCTTACTATGGTCCGTTCCGCGACGCGGTTGGCGCCTCCGGCGCGCTGAAGGGCGACAAGAAAACCTATCAAATGGACCCCGGCAACACCGATGAGGCCCTGCGCATGATCGAACGCGATCTGAGCGAAGGCGCCGATATGGTGATGATCAAACCCGGTCTTGCCTATCTCGACATCTGCCAGCGGGTGAAATCCACTTTCGGCGCGCCGACCTTCGCCTATCAGGTCTCCGGCGAGTATGCGATGATCGAGGCCGCGGCCCAGAATGGCTGGATCGATGGCGAGCGTATCATGATGGAGAGCCTGATGGCCTTCAAACGCGCAGGCTGTGATGGGGTGTTGACCTATTATGCACCAGCAGCCGCACGACTGCTGAATGGCTAG
- a CDS encoding YSC84-related protein, protein MSSSNSSRLTRRGFALGALAGAGVTAACGNGIGNSNASTIDARVDATLSQMYSQYPGAVTLAEKSTGMLVMPLVTEAGFFVGGAFGRGALRIDGVTVDYYSTVKGNAGLQIGAQQYAHVLFFMTQDALSNFRRSSGWAAGADLEYVIRDEGDSLAADTNTLNSPVLAAVFGQAGLRLGATLEGTKYTRIIP, encoded by the coding sequence ATGAGCAGTTCTAATTCTTCCCGTTTGACCCGGCGTGGCTTTGCGCTTGGCGCCTTGGCTGGCGCTGGTGTCACCGCCGCATGTGGCAATGGTATCGGAAACAGCAACGCCTCCACCATCGACGCCCGCGTCGATGCAACCCTTAGCCAGATGTACAGCCAGTACCCCGGCGCCGTCACTCTCGCAGAGAAATCAACCGGCATGCTGGTAATGCCGCTGGTGACGGAAGCCGGCTTCTTTGTTGGCGGTGCCTTTGGTCGTGGCGCCCTGCGCATTGATGGTGTGACGGTTGACTACTATTCCACGGTGAAGGGCAATGCGGGCCTGCAGATCGGCGCCCAGCAATACGCCCATGTGCTGTTCTTCATGACCCAGGATGCGCTCTCGAACTTCCGCCGTTCCTCCGGCTGGGCCGCAGGCGCCGATCTGGAGTATGTGATCCGCGACGAGGGCGACTCGCTGGCCGCCGACACCAATACGCTGAACAGCCCGGTTCTTGCCGCAGTCTTCGGTCAGGCAGGCCTGCGCTTGGGGGCCACGCTGGAAGGCACCAAATACACCCGGATCATCCCCTGA
- a CDS encoding NAD(P)-dependent oxidoreductase, translating into MAKVAFLGLGVMGYPMAGHLAATGHEVTVYNRTAAKAEAWAKEHGGTAAATPREAAAGAEFVMACVGNDDDLRSVCLGDTGAFGGMGAGAIFVDHTTVSAKVTRELNAAAADLGLSFVDAPISGGQAGAENGVLSVMCGGDQVAYDKAEPVIGSYARICRRIGDSGAGQMTKMCNQIAIAGLVQGLSEALHFAEKAGLDGRAVVEVISQGAAGSWQMANRHETMLDDHFDHGFAVDWMRKDLGICLDAAEETGASLPVTALVDQFYKDVQKLGGGRWDTSSLFKRLKAFE; encoded by the coding sequence ATGGCGAAGGTTGCATTCTTGGGTTTGGGAGTGATGGGCTATCCGATGGCGGGTCATCTGGCGGCCACCGGTCACGAGGTGACAGTCTACAACCGTACCGCAGCGAAGGCGGAAGCCTGGGCAAAAGAGCATGGCGGCACGGCGGCTGCGACACCGCGAGAGGCGGCAGCGGGTGCGGAGTTCGTGATGGCCTGCGTCGGCAATGACGATGATTTGCGCAGCGTGTGCCTCGGCGATACCGGTGCATTTGGTGGTATGGGCGCGGGCGCGATTTTTGTAGATCATACAACGGTTTCGGCAAAAGTGACCCGCGAGCTGAACGCGGCGGCTGCGGATCTGGGGCTGTCCTTTGTTGATGCGCCGATTTCGGGCGGTCAGGCCGGGGCAGAGAACGGTGTGCTCTCAGTTATGTGTGGTGGCGATCAGGTGGCCTATGACAAAGCCGAGCCTGTTATTGGGTCTTACGCCCGGATCTGTCGCCGGATCGGCGACAGTGGCGCCGGTCAGATGACCAAGATGTGCAACCAAATCGCGATTGCGGGACTGGTGCAAGGGTTGAGCGAAGCGCTGCATTTTGCTGAAAAGGCTGGGCTGGATGGTCGCGCAGTTGTCGAGGTGATCAGCCAAGGGGCCGCAGGCAGCTGGCAGATGGCCAACCGGCATGAGACCATGCTGGATGACCATTTTGATCACGGGTTCGCGGTTGACTGGATGCGCAAGGATCTGGGTATCTGCCTTGATGCGGCGGAGGAGACCGGGGCCAGCCTGCCGGTGACCGCCCTGGTCGATCAGTTCTACAAAGACGTGCAGAAACTGGGCGGCGGGCGCTGGGATACCTCAAGCCTGTTCAAACGACTGAAGGCGTTTGAATGA
- a CDS encoding penicillin acylase family protein — protein sequence MGLLFRWLLRLAAALILLLVMGLGLVYFLAAQSLPDYNKEITLPGLLAPVEIVRDNANVPHIFGSYGASDEDVYFGLGYAHAQDRLWQMTTLRRTAMGRLSEIFGNRTVQVDTLIRRLDIYRLAQQSVAAQTPETMTALRAYSAGVNARLQEINEDALGRGAPEMFLFNVPMAPWQPADSIAVMKLMGLKLSGHMQEEILRARTSLALPDPERLKDILPDAPGNGVAALPEYAALFPDLPRHASASTDISQTLPFMPIAPRGLAGASNAWAAAPSRSAAGGTLLANDPHLELTAPGVWYLARLELGTGGVIGATIPGIPAVISGRSDLLGWGVTSSYMDDQDLFIEQLNPDNAEEYKTADGFKRFTSRPSIINIKDETPVTLTLRWTDNGPVLPRSLFNLAAITPPGHVVSLGWTGLSGEDTSISAALELMRANSVAQAIEISEGYIAPSQNLTLADRTTVALKTVGAIPQRDARHQSQGRMPSQGWRRENQWQGRAPYAANPEFVSPIGGILGNTNNKLLQRPFPNHVSYTWGDTQRINRWKKLMQDRQVHTRDSFIEAQLDTVSYTARTMLPLIGADLWFTGEAAPEGTRERQRQIALTLLSEWNGEMNEHLPEPLIYAAWVRALQKRLITDDLGPLAAEFTQVDPLFLERVFRDVEGASVWCDIRQSAPTETCSELARLALDDALIWIEETYGNALESLRWGDAHQATQNHEVLGDVPLLRVFVNIRQSTSGGDNTLQRGRTSGAGEHPFRNVHAAGYRGVYDFADPDSSVFIIATGQSGHFLSRYYDDMSQLWRRGEYIPMSLDEDLARAASVGVTRLVPATAIE from the coding sequence ATGGGACTTCTCTTTCGCTGGCTCCTGCGCCTTGCCGCCGCTTTGATTCTGCTTCTAGTGATGGGACTGGGCTTGGTCTATTTCCTCGCGGCGCAATCGCTGCCGGATTACAACAAGGAGATCACCTTGCCCGGCCTCTTGGCGCCAGTGGAGATCGTGCGTGACAATGCCAATGTGCCGCATATCTTCGGCAGCTATGGCGCCAGCGACGAGGATGTCTATTTCGGTCTCGGCTATGCCCATGCGCAGGATCGCCTGTGGCAGATGACCACCCTGCGCCGCACCGCCATGGGCCGCCTATCGGAAATCTTCGGCAACCGCACGGTGCAGGTGGATACGCTGATTCGCCGCCTCGATATCTACCGTCTGGCGCAGCAATCCGTCGCCGCCCAGACACCCGAAACGATGACCGCGCTGCGTGCCTATTCCGCCGGTGTTAATGCCCGCCTGCAGGAAATCAACGAGGATGCATTGGGGCGCGGTGCGCCGGAGATGTTCCTCTTTAACGTCCCAATGGCGCCATGGCAGCCCGCCGACAGCATTGCGGTTATGAAGTTGATGGGACTGAAACTTTCCGGACATATGCAGGAAGAAATCCTGCGCGCCCGCACCTCTCTGGCGTTGCCCGATCCCGAACGGTTGAAGGACATTCTGCCGGATGCGCCGGGCAACGGTGTTGCCGCGCTGCCCGAATATGCGGCGCTGTTTCCGGACCTCCCACGACATGCCAGTGCCAGCACAGACATCAGCCAGACCTTGCCCTTTATGCCGATTGCGCCGCGCGGGCTGGCCGGTGCGTCCAATGCCTGGGCCGCCGCCCCCAGCCGGTCTGCGGCGGGTGGCACGCTGCTGGCCAATGATCCCCATCTGGAGCTGACCGCCCCCGGCGTGTGGTATCTGGCGCGTCTGGAACTGGGCACAGGCGGTGTCATCGGCGCTACGATTCCCGGTATCCCCGCAGTCATCTCAGGCCGCTCGGACCTGCTGGGCTGGGGCGTGACCTCCTCTTATATGGATGATCAGGATCTGTTCATTGAACAGTTGAACCCCGACAATGCCGAGGAATACAAGACCGCCGATGGCTTTAAGCGCTTCACCAGCCGCCCCTCTATCATCAATATCAAAGATGAAACCCCGGTTACCCTGACCCTGCGCTGGACCGACAATGGCCCGGTTCTGCCACGGTCGCTGTTTAATCTCGCCGCGATCACCCCGCCCGGCCATGTTGTCAGCCTTGGCTGGACGGGCCTCAGCGGTGAGGATACCTCGATAAGCGCCGCACTTGAGCTGATGCGCGCGAACTCCGTCGCGCAGGCGATTGAGATCAGCGAAGGCTATATCGCTCCGTCGCAGAACCTGACCCTTGCCGACAGGACCACCGTTGCGCTGAAAACCGTTGGGGCCATCCCGCAGCGTGACGCCCGCCATCAAAGCCAGGGCCGGATGCCCAGCCAGGGCTGGCGCCGCGAAAACCAATGGCAGGGCCGCGCGCCTTATGCGGCAAACCCTGAGTTCGTCTCCCCCATTGGTGGCATCCTCGGCAACACCAACAACAAGCTGCTTCAGCGCCCGTTCCCCAACCACGTCTCTTACACCTGGGGCGATACCCAGCGCATCAATCGCTGGAAGAAGCTGATGCAAGATCGTCAGGTCCACACCCGTGACAGCTTCATCGAGGCACAGCTTGACACCGTGTCCTATACCGCCCGCACCATGTTGCCGCTGATTGGCGCCGATCTGTGGTTCACCGGCGAAGCCGCGCCCGAAGGCACCCGTGAGCGTCAGCGCCAGATCGCACTGACGCTGCTATCGGAGTGGAACGGCGAAATGAACGAACATCTGCCAGAGCCGCTGATCTATGCCGCCTGGGTGCGGGCTTTGCAAAAACGTCTGATTACAGACGACCTTGGGCCGCTGGCCGCGGAGTTTACGCAAGTGGACCCGCTGTTCCTCGAGCGGGTGTTCCGCGATGTGGAGGGGGCATCGGTCTGGTGCGATATCCGCCAAAGCGCCCCCACTGAAACCTGTAGTGAGCTGGCTCGTCTGGCGCTGGACGATGCATTGATCTGGATCGAAGAGACCTATGGTAACGCATTGGAATCGCTGCGGTGGGGCGATGCGCATCAGGCAACCCAAAACCATGAGGTACTGGGAGATGTGCCGCTGCTACGGGTCTTTGTGAACATCCGCCAATCCACTAGCGGTGGCGACAATACGTTGCAACGGGGGCGCACCTCCGGTGCGGGAGAGCACCCGTTCCGCAATGTGCATGCCGCAGGCTATCGCGGGGTATACGATTTTGCCGATCCCGATAGCTCGGTCTTCATCATTGCCACCGGTCAATCCGGGCATTTTCTGTCACGCTATTATGACGACATGTCCCAACTCTGGCGGCGCGGCGAATACATCCCAATGTCACTGGATGAGGATCTGGCCCGCGCGGCCTCCGTTGGTGTCACCCGTCTGGTCCCGGCCACTGCCATCGAATAA
- the hflX gene encoding GTPase HflX, translated as MEHDRTPTRAWVVHPDIKSDRDRRDPVSALAEGVSLAEALPDIEVIGSAVVRLPKAHAGMLFGSGKIDELKAQFHDEEVELVLIDGPVSPVQQRNLEKAWKVKILDRTGLILEIFSDRARTREGVLQVEMAALSYQRTRLVRAWTHLERQRGGLGFVGGPGETQIEADRRAIDEQLVRLRRQLDKVVKTRTLHRAARAKIPYPIVALVGYTNAGKSTLFNRLTGAEVMAKDMLFATLDPTMRRVQLPDGPEIILSDTVGFISDLPTELVAAFRATLEEVLAADVVVHVRDISHDETQNQAADVESILASLGVDDSRARLEVWNKLDLLDDEQAEARRQRAEREDGIHAISAISGEGLEDLLADITSQLRLIRHEDEITLTFAQGKQRAWLFEQDVVQSETQTEIGFELTVLWTETQKNRFAAL; from the coding sequence ATGGAGCATGATAGGACGCCCACCCGTGCCTGGGTGGTGCATCCCGATATCAAATCAGACCGCGACCGCCGCGACCCGGTGTCCGCCCTTGCTGAGGGCGTGTCCCTGGCGGAGGCTTTGCCCGACATTGAGGTGATCGGATCGGCTGTTGTGCGCCTTCCAAAGGCGCATGCGGGCATGCTGTTTGGATCGGGTAAAATCGACGAGTTGAAAGCGCAGTTCCACGATGAAGAGGTGGAACTGGTGTTGATTGACGGCCCGGTCTCGCCGGTGCAGCAACGCAATCTGGAGAAGGCCTGGAAGGTCAAGATTCTTGACCGGACCGGGCTGATCCTTGAGATCTTTTCGGATCGCGCGCGCACCCGTGAAGGTGTGTTGCAGGTGGAAATGGCGGCGCTGAGCTATCAGCGGACGCGGTTGGTGCGGGCCTGGACCCACCTGGAACGTCAACGGGGCGGGCTTGGCTTTGTCGGTGGTCCCGGCGAAACCCAGATCGAGGCGGACCGCCGCGCCATTGACGAGCAACTCGTTCGTCTGCGCCGTCAGCTGGACAAAGTGGTGAAGACCCGGACGTTGCATCGCGCGGCACGGGCCAAGATTCCCTATCCGATCGTAGCGCTGGTCGGCTATACTAACGCCGGTAAATCGACACTTTTCAACCGGTTAACCGGGGCTGAGGTGATGGCGAAGGATATGCTCTTTGCCACTTTGGACCCGACAATGCGCCGGGTGCAGCTGCCGGATGGGCCGGAAATCATCCTGTCGGATACCGTTGGATTTATCTCGGATCTGCCGACGGAACTGGTTGCCGCCTTCCGCGCCACGCTGGAAGAGGTGCTGGCCGCAGATGTGGTCGTGCATGTGCGCGACATCAGCCATGACGAGACCCAGAACCAGGCCGCAGATGTCGAGAGCATTTTGGCCTCCCTCGGGGTTGATGACAGCCGCGCGCGGCTGGAGGTCTGGAACAAGCTGGATCTTCTGGACGACGAACAGGCCGAGGCCCGCCGTCAGCGCGCGGAACGTGAGGACGGCATTCACGCCATCTCTGCGATCAGTGGTGAAGGGCTGGAGGATCTGCTGGCGGATATCACGTCGCAGTTGCGTCTTATCCGTCATGAGGATGAGATCACCCTGACATTTGCGCAAGGCAAGCAACGTGCTTGGCTGTTTGAACAGGATGTTGTGCAAAGCGAAACGCAAACAGAGATTGGGTTTGAGCTGACGGTTCTGTGGACCGAGACCCAGAAGAACCGTTTCGCCGCCCTTTGA
- the hfq gene encoding RNA chaperone Hfq, protein MASDRQNLQDAFLNHVRKTKVPVTIFLINGVKLQGVITWFDNFCVLLRRDGQSQLVYKHAISTIMPAQPISLYEGEDAS, encoded by the coding sequence ATGGCTTCGGACAGACAGAATCTTCAGGATGCCTTCCTGAACCACGTTCGTAAAACCAAGGTTCCGGTCACAATCTTTCTGATCAACGGCGTAAAGTTGCAGGGTGTGATCACATGGTTTGACAATTTCTGTGTCCTGCTGCGTCGGGACGGGCAGTCGCAACTGGTTTATAAACACGCCATTTCGACAATCATGCCTGCCCAGCCGATCAGCCTGTATGAAGGTGAAGACGCCTCTTGA